Below is a genomic region from Candidatus Poribacteria bacterium.
CATCGTTGGGAGCCACGGTGTTCCTGGGCATGACAGCGAGTGGCGGCACGGCAGCGGTGTCTGGCAGCGGGCTGGGAGGTATGCTCGCCTTCGCGTTTGTCGGAGGGATCGTGGCAGTCGGGGCTGCCTACATCTTGGCGAGCCAGGGCAAGTTCCTGAGCCTGGCGGACATACTGCTCGCCGGTATCGCCATCGGCTCCATCTGCACGGCGGTCACTTCATATCTGTGGATTCATACCCTCCAAGACGTGCGGGCGCTTCTCTACTGGCTGATGGGCAACCTGTCCGGCAAGGGATGGAGCCATGTCCTTCTCGTCGCAGAGCTCACGCTGCCGATTGTCGCGATCAGTTGGCGACTCGCCAACGGGCTCAACATCATGCTGCTCGGAGAGGAGCACGCCGCCTATCTGGGCATGAACGTCGAGCGCTTCAAGCGGTGGTTGCTGGCGATAGGAACGCTTGCAGCGGCGACGACGGTGGCGGTGGCTGGCGTGATCGGGTTCGTAGGAATCATCGTGCCGCACATCGTCAGGCGGCTGGTTGGCGCGGACAACCGCAAGGTCATCCCGGCTGCGAGCTTGTTCGGCGGAGTGTTCCTGGTCGTCTGCGACCTACTCGCCCGGGCCCTGTTCGCGCCATTGGAACTTCCGGTCGGGCTCCTCACGGCGTTCCTCGGCGCGCCGTTCTTCCTCTATGTCCTGCGGCAGACCCATGCGAAGTAGACGCTCCTACGTCCCTCGTTGCTCGAAGCCGAACTGGACAACCTGTGTCCCGTTCCACTCGAACTGACGGATGATGAGCCGGGACGTGTCCAATATCCAGATCGGCTGGTTCCCGTCGAGGTGTCTTGGCTTGCCGTAGAGCTCCGTATAATACGCCTCTACGGCGGAGACTAGATTGTCCGCAGGCGTCAGATCGAGCTCGGTCACCCAGTAGTAGTACGAGTAGAGCCCGCCGGACCCGAAGTTCAGTTCGAGCGATGCGTCCTGCCGCAACAGTCGAACCGGCATCGACGCCTCGAACAGCGATTGAGCGATGGACTGCTCCGAGTGCCCGTCGGGATGGATCTCGCCCATCGCTGGCAGTCGAAGCTTGACATCGCGATAGGACAGCCCGAACGGCAGGCGGTCGACGATCCGAAGCAGGTCGTCGTCCGTGGCAAGAGCGATCTCCGCGACGACCGGCGATTGGGGTGCTTCGCTCGGACGGCACCCCGCCAAGACCGCACACGCCATCATGGCGGCGCAAGTGAG
It encodes:
- a CDS encoding iron chelate uptake ABC transporter family permease subunit, with the translated sequence SLGATVFLGMTASGGTAAVSGSGLGGMLAFAFVGGIVAVGAAYILASQGKFLSLADILLAGIAIGSICTAVTSYLWIHTLQDVRALLYWLMGNLSGKGWSHVLLVAELTLPIVAISWRLANGLNIMLLGEEHAAYLGMNVERFKRWLLAIGTLAAATTVAVAGVIGFVGIIVPHIVRRLVGADNRKVIPAASLFGGVFLVVCDLLARALFAPLELPVGLLTAFLGAPFFLYVLRQTHAK